aaaaatatccattTGCGGTCTAATAGAAGCGCACTGGAAAAAAATCGGGACTTCTTTACCGACGCCCATGCCATTTACTTTTCCAGAAGCGATGACAGTAGCCAAAACGTCATCTAAGCATCAGAATAAGAGTGTGATAGCAGATATAAGAAAGCTGAATCAGCTGTCTACTAACATTCAAGACAACAATTCCCACCTTCATAGCATTTGTGACGAACTTGAAAAACGTGCACAAGTCTAGACATCTTTGCCACAAAATtcgttttattactaaaactcTATCTGCTAAAACCTGGGCTATCGAGAATGACATAGAATTCAaaaggtaaatgtaaatggaGCTTCATAGCCatcacgaccgctctgtcAAGAATAAACCGGATAAGAAGGATAAAAAAGTTAGTGCGCCTGACAGAAAACACGCGCAACTATGTAGTTAAGAAAAtccttttgaaaataaaaaatcctgTTAACAGTAGTTTCAGCTGTTCTAGttacgtttattattatatgttttagttaAGGCGTTGgcttaaaatctttattatagatatataatgaaaaaataatcgcAAAGATTAGCAAAATTTAGAAGTTTACCCTAAAACGTGTTTTAGAGATAAATCAATGACACTTTTCACACTAAGTACTTAAACAATTTGTCGGCAATTTTTATCAGATCCGGATGATCAAATCACATCAGCATACcagaaataaacaatacataacatttattataattttaaggtaagttattaggtttattacatacataattgttttattttaatattatttgtacggttgtTAATTCCCAATCTATTCGATACATAATCTATGACAGGCATTGTTTATAGACTGGTCTTACGTCACACTCACATGACAGCCATgagtcaaatatttttgtcgtTAATTTACACAACTTAATCATGGATTATTGGTGAGTTCTATTTGTTAcactagtagtagtagtatttaACTAAAGTAGAAAATCtagttcaaatttattaattttacttggCTATACGATAGAGAAATGTCGTGAgggaattaaaataaaaaatcaacgtcgttttgtattcaaattataaagaaGTATAAGCTATATATATCCAACTTGGCGTAGCAGCGCCGTAGAGCCGAGCGCATTGTTAAGCTGTTCTTCCAACATAAAGACAGAACCCTGGAGTGGTTTTAGTCTATAAGATGAGTCTATGATCATTTATATTGGAACTGTATAAAGAGGAAATTCGACTCCACAAGGAGTATTCTCACCTCTGGGCGGGAGTTCCCCAGTACCAGCCTCTTCTGCTGGTTCAGCGAAGAGCGGTTTgaatcgtcgacgaccaaTTAGTTACCGAGCCGCTTTATGCATGACGAGATGATGATGTAGAGACTCTTCATCTTCTACCGCAATTACCATGGATAGTGTTCAGAGAAGTAGTTTggactaatacctgcagctgttTTTCATGATCGGACGTCAAGACAGTATGCGAAATTCAACCTTGATGTCTGGCGACTAAgcactataatttttttttttaatggaatctcgctgttggccttaagggcctttacagctcagcacgggctgtttggcgagcttagctgaGCCGGAAGGGGAGCACTATTATGACTCctctttctatttttataccaggggcaaacaggcaggcgGCCCACCCGATGtcatttaagaattggtttttccttgaaggaccctaagtctaaCTGGTTCGGAAATCCTTTAGTTAGCAGTTTTGGGATAATTGCGAGTCTCGAGAACGGCTGGGCCCTAATTCTGTAACttctaatagtttttttatatagaacatggggcaaacgggcaggagggtcacctgatgttaagtgataccgccgcccatggacactctcaatgccagagggctcgcgagtgcgttgccggaaaTTATATGTAACGTTTCTTATATCCTGCTTGATCTCAAGGTTGCGTTAACGGATGTTAAGCGTTGGCGTTGCGTTGAGACGTGGcatctctctgcatcttctaccgcatttaccattaACAGTGTTCGTAGGAGTGGTTCGGATTAATGCAGCTGAGTTATTTAAGCTGTGTGGTgtctatgtggaaccagctgcccacttaagtatttccgaactaatttgGCTTAGGATCCTGCAAAGTGCGTCACAATTCTTAATAAGCAATACACAAATTTTTTGGGTCACGCAAATCGTGAAGTGGTGATATTATGCCTTAGTTATGAGCGATAATTCGACCATGTTGAAAAAGTTCAATGACAAGTGTAGTGTATGAGTGAAGCGCGTGTGCGCGTGCGCGCGAATTGAGATACCTAAATGTATCATTGTAGTGTGCTGTGCGGCAGTCACCAATAAACCTTGATTCGTGTTACACGtcgttttctttattatctcAGTGGCGACGAGGATTGGTTTTCGTAAAAAGTTAATAGTTTCTAGACAAAATGCCGATCGGGAAATTGACGGAATTTAATGTAAGGACTGGAAATTGGACTTTGTATATCGAAAGAGCGGAGATGTTCTTCAAAGTGAATGAGGTGAAAAAAGATTTGTGGCTACCGACTTTAATCGCGGCTATGGGAGATGAGTcttatgaattattaagtaatttgacTAGTCCAGATTTACCAAGCTCAAAAACCTACACAGAAGTCGTAAGCGTGATTAAAAACCATTTACAACCGAAACCATCATTTATATCGCAAAGGTATCATTTTCGACAGAGGCGACAAAATGCGGGTGAGTCGATATCGCAATATCTCTCGGAGTTGAAGAAAATGGCCAAATATTGTGAATTTAAAACTGCTTTAGAAGATAACCTAAGAGATCAGCTGATTTGTGGGTTGCGGAGTGAATTAATCAGACAAAGGTTATTCGCGGAAGAGAATCTGGTGTATGGAAAAGCAGTAACCATAGCCTGTGCAATGGAAGCGGCAGAAAAAGATGCAGCGGCGGTGGAACAAAAGACGACGGGTGGCGTGACCGACCCGGGTGGCGGCAGCGAGACCGGCAGCGCGGCTAGTGCGCTGAACGCCGTGAACGCGCACTCCGCGCGGCGGAGCGGACCGGGCCATCGGGGGGGAGGGGGCGCACGCGCACCGGCAGCGTCGTCGGGGCCGGATCGGAAAGGACAGGGTGACTCAAGATACAATTGTTATGCGTGCGGAGCCGCGGGACACGGCAGCGATGAGTGTCGCTACCGACGCTTTATCTGCGGGAGATGTAAGCAGCGCGGGCATTTACGTCGTGTGTGCCCATTGAATAATGGGGGGCCACGGGGATTGCGAGGAGGAATACACAGCAACATGGTAGCCCATGTACGAACCAGTAACGAAGCATCGTCGGAGAGGATGGATTTTCCTGAGTGGTCGGGAGATGATGAACCTCCATCAACCTGGGACGAGGAGGACGGGCGAGTGGAGGACCTACATCAACTAAGTTTAAGTAGTTATAAGCCGGTAAGTGTGGTAGTGATAATTGATAATAAGTCGTTATCAATGGAAATTGATACAGGGTCCTTGGTGTCTTGTATAAGTAAGGAGAAATATGACAAATACTTTTGGAACAGACCtatagaaaaaactaattttgtttttaaatttattgatggTTCTTTAATTAAACCGTTAGGTGTAATAAAACCATTAGTTAGTGTGGGGgacaaaagtaaaaatatggaGCTGTTTATAATCAATGGCGGTACAACTTCGATTTTGGGCCGTCAATGGTTATCAGAATTGGCAATTAAAGTACctatgtataaacaaaatattataacagcCGGTTTAGAGCAGAAAATTTCAAGTAATGGGAATAACTTGTCACAATTACTTTCCAGGCATAGCGAGTTGTTTTCGGAGGGATTGGGCCGGTTCACGGGAGGGGTAGCCAGGCTGCGGGTGCGCGAGGGGGCGGTGCCGGTGTTCTGCCGCGCGCGGCCGGTGCCCTACGCGCTGCGCGAGCGGCTCGACGACGAGCTAGAGGGCATGCTGCGCGCCGGCGTCATCGAGCCGGTGGAGAGCGCGGACTGGGCGACTCCCCTCGTTCTTGTGCGTAAGGCTGACAATGGACTCCGTATCTGTGCCGATTATAAAGTAACACTAAATCCGGTTCTGGTAGTTGATAGGTTTCCGTTGCCGCGCATCGATGATCTATTGGTGAGATTAAACGGTGCTAGAATTTTCtcaaaaatcgatttatcgcagGCCTACAACCAGATTGAACTCAACGACCCTGATAACTTAACAGTCATCAACACACACAAGGGTTTATATAAGTACAAAAGATTAGTATACGGGTTATCCTCCAGCCCCGGTATTTTTCAACGGATTATGACAAATCTTTTTAACGATATTCCCAACACAGGGGTATTTTTAGATGATGTAATCATCGGAACGTCTAATATACAAGAACATTTAGCAATTCTAGAAAGAGTGTTACAacgcttattaaataatggaaTGAGGCTTAAGAAAAGTAAATGTTCATTTATGATGAGTGAGGTAAAATATTTAGGATACTTAATATCGGCAGATGGAATAAGAGTCGATCCCGAGAAAATTACgggaataataaatattccccGTCCCAATAACGTAACGGATCTGAGGGCATTCTTaggtacaattaatttttatgccaagttcattaataatttgagcGCTACACTCGCCCCACTGTACAACCTGTTAAAAACAGGCGCGGAGTGGCACTGGGATAGAGAGTGCGAAAAAGCGTTCAAAaacattaagaatattttaattagcgcAGACGTACTGGCCCACTATGATCCGAATAAACCATTGTTCTTAACTTGTGACGCAAGCGCTCGTGGTATAGGCGGCGTGCTCACGCAGTGGGGTGAGGGGGATAGCAGTAGTGGCGACTCAGGTAGGCGGGAACGGCCCGTAGTGTATGTATCCCGCGCACTCACCGCGGCGGAAAAACATTACTCACAAATAGAGCGAGAAGCTTTAGCTATTGTTTACTGTTTCGAAAAATTGCACCAGTATCTGTATGGGAGGTCCTTTACGCTACGCACCGACCATAAGCCTTTAGTGACAATTTTCGGTCCCAAACAAGGTATTCCATCGATGACCGCTAGCCGGTTGCAGCGGTGGGCGATTAAGCTGTCCGCATATACCTACACGATAGAATTCATCCCATCAAAACAGAATGGAGCGGACGGGTTGTCACGTTGGCCCGCGGCGAGCGCAGTAGACAAACAAACAAGGCAGGTACCGGAGCAAACTTTTTTGCATTTCGCACAAAACGctgttttattagattataatgaaattaaaaaacaaacggGTCGGGACCACTTGTTAGGCAGAATAATAAGGTATATACGTACGGAGTGGCCAACTGATTGTGAAATCAAGACATTACAACCTTATTATAATCGTAGGCAGGAATTATATGAGGAACTGGGGTGCATCTTATGGGGATATAGGGTGGTTATCCCGGAGTCTTGTAGGGAAAAGGTACTTACAGTGTTACATGAGGCTCATATGGGGATCGTAAAAACCAAAGCTTTTGCGAGAAGCTATGTGTGGTGGCCAGGGATGGACGAGGCCATAGAAGCTATGTGCCGGGGGTGCGGGGTATGCGCAGCGGAGGCGGATATGCCACCGCGACATGCGCCGTGTCCTTGGCCATGGCCGGATAAGCCTTGGTCACGTATACACATGGACTTTTTAGGACCGATAGCAGGGAAACTTTTCCTCGTCATAGTAGATGCCAGAAGTAAGTGGATTGAGGTTAGCCAAGTGCCAAGTACTGCAGCGGGTTATACGGTTAAAGTACTTAGTGACGTTTTCGCAAGATACGGTTTGCCTAAACAAATCGTCTCTGACAATGGGCCACCATATACGAGTCAGGAATTtgcacaatttttaaatagtaacgGTATCGAGCACATTTTTTCAGCGCCATACCACCCGGCATCGAATGGGGCGGCAGAGAATGCAGTTCGTACTGTTAAAAGGGTAATTAAAAAAGCCATAAGAGAGAACAAAGACGTAACATTATcgttaaatagttatttactatattataggAACACGGAACATTGCACGACGGGCGAAACGCCAGCAGTGTTGATGGTAGGTCGTAGGCTGCGTACCAAGCTCGATGCACTCACACCGAGCCGGGAGGACGCGGTTAAAAAGGCACAAAGTCGCCAAAGGGACCAGGGGCCGAAGGGGACACGTCAGCTAGGCAAAGGGGAAGAGGTTTGGTTACGTCAAGGCGGGGGAAGAGAAAGATGGGTGCCGGGAACAGTAGAGGAAAGGATAGGTATTACGGATTATAGGATAGTAGATGCTTTAGGCAGGGTAACACATAAACACATCGATCAACTAAAGAGACGGATACGGAGTTCATTGATCGGCCCTTCTATTCCGACACAGCCGAGTGGGCACGATGAAGCGCCAACCGCGGAGCCTGGAGAACCCAGTCCAAGCAATAGGTCAAGGGGCGATTCACCGAGAACCCCTGAGACGCCAGTGACGCCGATGACGCCCGCGACAGTTTCCGTTTCTCCTAACAGCGGTGGGCAGGTTGAATTCTTTGAGAGTAGGGAGCACCAGAGCCCGGGTACCTTTCAGGCTTCAACACCTACCCCTGAACCGGTTCAATCTCGTTGTTTTCGACAATGTCGATTAAACAATCCAcctaattataagttttgatttactagtagtcatttataatttacctaAGTTTTAGTAATAAGGATGGTGTTGGTTTATATAATGGTTAgacaataatgataataatctaatatCCTGTAATAGATCTAAGTAAGTAATAAGTTaatgtaagtttatttttttagtaacagTTGTGTCAAATAAGGGTGGAGATTATGTAGTGTATGAGTGAAGCGCGTGTGCGCGTGCGCGCGAATTGAGATACCTAAATGTATCATTGTAGTGTGCTGTGCGGCAGTCACCAATAAACCTTGATTCGTGTTACACGtcgttttctttattatctcAACAAGTgacatatacattaaaatttagggGAATCAAGATGTCCTAGGGGTGTTTTTAAGGGGTACTTAATACgagaacagtgttggcctcAGCGTGTGACTCCCATCCGTCGTAGAATCCAACGAAGAACACGTACgaaggaaacatcgtgaggaaaccgacttgccttagatttattttatttttatttattcattttattctttatttatttaaatgctttatagagacttaattgtattaaaaaaacacgtaCAAACACACACAAACTAAATCATTtactagtaatataataatataacttgaatgtatttttaatacatattttaaattacctcTTAAACCGAGTCTTCagagtacaaaaaaaacctttagggattttttatatatttagggtTGTTTGAAATAGGAGTTGGAATCACTGAGCAAATGTCCCCATTTTCAGCTGTTCCCAATGCTCCTTCTCATCACAGTTTCAGAGCGCACTTCTCATGCATAAACAATTACATCACGGTACTGTTAATCCTGTAAGTTTTATTCTTGGAATTCCATTTGAATTAGTTAgtatctttaaatgtgtaaaagctatgttaataaaagactatGGTTTAACAATTCTTTGATTTCAGATTAAATCAATGCCAGGAGGGATTGGGAGGGAGGGATTGGGAATTGAAAAATCGTTTACAGATATTAAGGGTATTAAAtgtaagttaataatttaacattatttacgaCCGACGTAGTGTAGGCCTCCTCCTAAttcattgaatttaaaaagaatgggCGATTAATGTGTTAAAGAATATACATatcaaggaaaacatcgtgacattAGAACCAATCAGGCAAAGGGTGATCACCTATTTGTCTCATGAAACATATGTAGGACCCAGACAGAAAAGgttgtagtaataataacgttttgtagaaaatatactaatacaaATAGCGAGACTGAATAATTCTATTCTATCTCCTGGAGTGCTAGCTAGCTAGAGTGTATTTTCAGTGCCCAGTAGAACGATGTCAGCTGCAAAGTTGTTCGAGAAGTTGCGGACGCGATTGTGTCGAAGCAAACCTTTGTTTTCGCATCCCGAAGAGAATGTGTTGGGCGATTTCGTATGTACTGAAATATGTttcatattaacaattaaaaagagtaccgagagttttttacgccggcctTTTCTTTCGGCCAACAcgctctgtcttctttgccgatgagtagggatgccaacaggttcgaatttaatggcgtggaataagtgataccatgttgatcttatgttccaaaacaAGCTTATCAAGCATCATCCTATGACCATCATAGGACAATGCCATGAATGTGATTGGACATATTTATGACCGATTGTTTGCTTTTAAGTAGACGGTTTTTAGATTCACTCAATGGAGGCTTACAAAGGCTTCATTATCTGGTATAGGTCTCCTTCACTTTCCACCAATGGTATTATGGATAATGTCTACTGAATAATTTTCCAatgaattaacaaaaaaatattttcaggatTTCACTCAAAGTGAATGTACTTCGAAAGCTTTAAAGGAGAGCTTTTGCAATGAAACCAAAGATGTGTTTTCGTGTCACTTGTGTTCGTTTAACGCGGATAGGTTAGTTTCGctttagaataaattaaactataggCTCCTGAAAAATGTCCCTACTGTCTTGTTCTGACTCCTATGTATCTCTTCCATGaggcaagaaggtgatcagTCTTTACCTGATTGGGTCTGATGTCGGTATTACGATGTTCTCGCTGCAACCTTTTAGGTGTgggtctttttttttatatagaacagggggcaaacaggcaggaggctcacctgatgttaagtgataccgccgtccatggacactcaatgccagtgggctcgcgagtgcattgccggccttttaagaattggtacgctcttttcttgaaggacgctAAGTCGAAATGGTTGAacggaacggcggacgtcgaggtgatacggctGGAAtatcgtattctgcctcgacgtccgatgataaaactcagctgcaggtattaatccgaacaactcctctgaacactctccatgctaaatgcggtagaagatgcagagtaaCCCCACATCTCAAAGTCTCTTAATTGTTTCATGAGATAGGAGATTCTTCTATCTCTTtgtgaaagtatttttataggtagaagaatgcattaaaaaagcaaatttaatatttcagaatAACAGTACTCGACCGCCACCTTTTGAACGATCATAAAATAAGTTTGGACAATCTTCTGAAACTGGTCATggctaaaactaaaaatggtTTAGAAGGCGACAATCAATTAGAAAACGGGACGCGTCAGCCATATTATCAATTGACAGAAAACGAGTATGTAATCGAAACTGTCACgccgaaaattaaaatactgaaGCACGTAGCTGTCAACACAGACTTGACGTTGATAGATGTCGAGATGACGGTCGACAAAATGGACCCGGTGTGCGAGAAGGATGTGTTTTCGAAAATGAAGAGTCTTAATGAATATATGTGCAAGTTTGTTGATTCGTCCAACACGTTGAAGAGGGTTTTAAACAAGGAGATGGATCAGAAAAGATTGAATCGCTCCACTGTTGATCCACTGGAGTTGGGGGagtaagtttataatttagcTTAAATCAAGGGAGAGATTGAGATTCAGGAGCGAGATTTAACAGCTATGACTACGTCAGCAAAATAAGTCCTGACTTCGTCACGTCTTCTCTATGCTATCATTACTTAAAGTACATTCTCGAAGTGTCACATGGGAAAAACCATTTTAGGCCGGCCAAAAGAGAAAAGTCTGTTTTAAAGGGGAGGTCTTTTAGATACTTCGTTCAgtccagtgagcttccgtcaTGCCCTTTGCGTTGTTTACAACGGATCAATCCGAGGTCCGAGTCTCGCAGGTAACGCCCTTGCGTTGGTCATGATTACTAGGCTGAGCTGGCCAAAACAGCCTGAGCCGACCTGAGGCTGTTCAGGCTAACATGGAGAGTCAATTAAAACAATCTCCCGTACATAAAAAAGCGAATTGACTTTGATACGGACTCGGAGCTCATGGGTTAATCATCTGAAGGGCAGGAGGAAGCTCACAGGAGTGGGCGCAGTCCGAAGTAATGGTCAACGCCTTTCACGATCAAAGCTAGTTTAACGTCCTTAGCTAACGTGATCATCCGGATTCGTCAAGACTTACGGCCTACTGGTCTTTTTATCGGGAATTTatccaaatataaataatttcagtcGAGATTCACCTCACGGTTGGGAAAAGGCTTGCAGCGAAACTCTTGGAAGGAATAGGAGAAATCGTGGTTCAAGGTAACATTTGTGactttcatttttgtttttattatttattaattgtattttgttttttttttgtgtgtgtttcaTTAGTTAAAAATCTTATGTCTAAGCAAATTGCAATtccaaggaataaataaagattttaattggTAGACTTCAATATCTTTGGATTTTTGCAATTACTATACTGAGCATAGATAGCGctatttacaaagaaaaatataattataattttgtaataatggATACGGCATCGTGTggttatattgtatttttggtGTTGTGTTTATTGATACATAAAAGggacgtttttttttcagaagcGACAAATTGAAACTCTCTTCagacagtttttatttttaatttgtttttattaaatatttcgatctatttggttttttattgcaaacatTACTCAACCCACCAGTTAATAAACTCGACATCAATATCAAACATATCATGAGAAGACTTCAGTATCGCGTTTAGCGTCAGTATGCACAAcgccatatttttatttttatagaacagggggcaaatatGTTGAAACTCCctaaaatacagaaagttCACAATTCATAGGTCATTTGTTGCTGCAAAACTATACTATACACGGCTTATTAGTTAGCATTAGTCATCGTAGtcagtaaataaataggtttctggcagtgcgagtgtccctgggcggtatcacttaacatcggatGGGCCTCCTACCCATCTGCCTTCTGTaacatagaatataaaaaattcgtTCAATTTTTGTCGTTTACTTTTAGCGTCATTATGCATTTCGCTATTAGTTGATAAAAACGACATCTAGACTTTTCTCAAATCACTAAAATCCAtagattttgttgttttactATGTTTTTAGTTAGTTTCGCTCTTTACGACTTGTATGTACCCCAAGTAATGTAAAGGAAGCGCATGGCTTTggacacattaaaaaaaattcatgcaCGATAAAAATGATAGTttccgaaaaaaaaaatggtgcTTTTTTTGAGGAGGAACCATGATTCGACAAATTTCCCCAATTTTCTTACGCCcacttttatttacaaataagtttattatttttattaacatttatttaaaccttACACATCAAGTACCAAGTCCAAATACGCCAGGCACGTCCCAAGTGTTTCAAGTATACACAAAACAAgtcaataaatactttattatctaaaaataattctcgCATTGATAATggcaacacacaaatacactTGCCTTGTCGGATCTGTCAGTTTTGACAACTGGCAATATCCGCGGGCCATTTCTTACCGTCGGTCGATTTAGATTAACATTTGCAAACATTCTATTTACCTCAGCGATTGGGTCTCTGTGTTTTACGTGTCTCTGCTTCAATTCGGTTTTCATCTGTGGTATTGACGAAGATTTGATCGTCTGTGGAACGTCTAAATCGGAGTTTATGGATAGATTAAACGTTTTGCTGATGACCAGATTTTTATGTGTGTTTGTGGTGgcgtcttttttaaatttcttgcttttaaatacatttagaacttcacttattatttcatttatatcttCTGTTTGGACATATTTCGACACTTTACGACTTTGTGCATGGCaaacattttgaatatattttatattgcgcTCGTTATGTTTTCTATTCTCCTTTTTTGGATAAATTTCTGTTACTTCATCAATACGTGGACACTTGTCAAGATGTCTATGTTGTAAACATATGGAGCAGATCAACCATTTTTGATTCGACATTTCTTAGTAACGTCTTCATAAAtacatctaaaaataaaactgttttgtatAAGAGTGTACATAGTCTGAAAATCTTGAGATTCGTTGATGACCTAGTCTTATAACCCTGATGTGGCTACCATGATCAGGAATCCGAAGAAACTAGACAATTATTGGCCTATTGGTCTTCTCCCACATATTAACAAGCTCTTTAGTAGAACTCCAGTCAACAGTAAACTAGATGCGTATTACAATTATCGTAGGATGTCAGAAATTATGGATTTTAAAAGCAAGAGGAATCCcccaaaaaatgtaaaaaagaaGATATAGAACCGATAGCAGGAAGCGTATGAAGAAAGAAATCCACGAATCGAGATATTTAGAAAAGGCtagaggaggcctttaccAGTGAAGGAATTACCATCAATGGTACTGAAGAAAGTtgggaaaacaaaaaaaattaaatctaagctacctattctatttatattctatttttattatgctttGAAATGGAGTGGGTTATTATTGTTTCAGTTtaatagcagtgttggcctagttgtgcagcgtacgactctcatctctgagttcaatccccagctgtgcaaattgtgtaaattaaaGAAAGAGCAGGTGTACACGGCGGCGAAAGAATGGCGAGATTTGGAGGAGGCGTTTGCCAAAGACAAGACAGATAcctaaaaaaagattaaaataaacacgTGTTTAACTGTAAgagtatctgaaataaaaggcttttatgatgtatctgttttgtaagCTCAGCATAGATTTAGGAACACAGTATTTTGTAGAAATTTGAGAGTTATTCTTTTGGTATGGTATTTGAGATATTGTTGATGTTGTTTGGATTAATACCAGCAAACTCAGTTTCATCTCGCCTTCAATTCTGCCTAGACGAAGCAAAATACGACATTCCATCACCTCGACCTTAGTCGTCCCACAACGAagtcaattcaaaatcatttattggtGTAGGTAacaaatgtacacttatgaacgccaaaaaaagaaattaaatgtatttaaatgcttctagttttacatttactgccagttctcaaatcaagggtgtagaacggaaaagaagaactggcaataaactctccgccactctttgtGTTTCTTAGGGTAGATTttgcaccaccactttgtggaaccagctgcccattgaagtatttccgaaccaatacgACTTAGGGACCTCAAAAatgcgtaccaattcttataagACCCACAACtcaagaatataaatttaaatttaccaatCGATTAAGAAActtaccaataaaaaataaaaaatgtagaaaaatatatatcatttaaaagaCAGCTAAGGTTGTGTCAAAATCTCGAAATATGATATCCGGCGAATGTTTTGACAGATTAATACAGAACTAGACAACAGAGGCGCTACAGCCGTTAAGTTTGGGTCCTATGT
Above is a genomic segment from Pieris rapae chromosome Z, ilPieRapa1.1, whole genome shotgun sequence containing:
- the LOC110992665 gene encoding uncharacterized protein LOC110992665, which gives rise to MSNQKWLICSICLQHRHLDKCPRIDEVTEIYPKKENRKHNERNIKYIQNVCHAQSRKVSKYVQTEDINEIISEVLNVFKSKKFKKDATTNTHKNLVISKTFNLSINSDLDVPQTIKSSSIPQMKTELKQRHVKHRDPIAEVNRMFANVNLNRPTVRNGPRILPVVKTDRSDKASVFVCCHYQCENYF
- the LOC123690574 gene encoding uncharacterized protein K02A2.6-like translates to MLRAGVIEPVESADWATPLVLVRKADNGLRICADYKVTLNPVLVVDRFPLPRIDDLLVRLNGARIFSKIDLSQAYNQIELNDPDNLTVINTHKGLYKYKRLVYGLSSSPGIFQRIMTNLFNDIPNTGVFLDDVIIGTSNIQEHLAILERVLQRLLNNGMRLKKSKCSFMMSEVKYLGYLISADGIRVDPEKITGIINIPRPNNVTDLRAFLGTINFYAKFINNLSATLAPLYNLLKTGAEWHWDRECEKAFKNIKNILISADVLAHYDPNKPLFLTCDASARGIGGVLTQWGEGDSSSGDSGRRERPVVYVSRALTAAEKHYSQIEREALAIVYCFEKLHQYLYGRSFTLRTDHKPLVTIFGPKQGIPSMTASRLQRWAIKLSAYTYTIEFIPSKQNGADGLSRWPAASAVDKQTRQVPEQTFLHFAQNAVLLDYNEIKKQTGRDHLLGRIIRYIRTEWPTDCEIKTLQPYYNRRQELYEELGCILWGYRVVIPESCREKVLTVLHEAHMGIVKTKAFARSYVWWPGMDEAIEAMCRGCGVCAAEADMPPRHAPCPWPWPDKPWSRIHMDFLGPIAGKLFLVIVDARSKWIEVSQVPSTAAGYTVKVLSDVFARYGLPKQIVSDNGPPYTSQEFAQFLNSNGIEHIFSAPYHPASNGAAENAVRTVKRVIKKAIRENKDVTLSLNSYLLYYRNTEHCTTGETPAVLMVGRRLRTKLDALTPSREDAVKKAQSRQRDQGPKGTRQLGKGEEVWLRQGGGRERWVPGTVEERIGITDYRIVDALGRVTHKHIDQLKRRIRSSLIGPSIPTQPSGHDEAPTAEPGEPSPSNRSRGDSPRTPETPVTPMTPATVSVSPNSGGQVEFFESREHQSPGTFQASTPTPEPVQSRCFRQCRLNNPPNYKF
- the LOC110992653 gene encoding uncharacterized protein LOC110992653, which translates into the protein MDYCCSQCSFSSQFQSALLMHKQLHHGTVNPIKSMPGGIGREGLGIEKSFTDIKGIKLPSRTMSAAKLFEKLRTRLCRSKPLFSHPEENVLGDFDFTQSECTSKALKESFCNETKDVFSCHLCSFNADRITVLDRHLLNDHKISLDNLLKLVMAKTKNGLEGDNQLENGTRQPYYQLTENEYVIETVTPKIKILKHVAVNTDLTLIDVEMTVDKMDPVCEKDVFSKMKSLNEYMCKFVDSSNTLKRVLNKEMDQKRLNRSTVDPLELGDRDSPHGWEKACSETLGRNRRNRGSRSDKLKLSSDSFYF